From Procambarus clarkii isolate CNS0578487 chromosome 65, FALCON_Pclarkii_2.0, whole genome shotgun sequence, one genomic window encodes:
- the LOC123771036 gene encoding protein CutA homolog isoform X3: MPILLTTGRHLLSSMAATVSYVAGTHSMAFVTAPSQEVAKKIASGLVKNKLAACVNIIPNVVSVYEWKEEINEDSEVLMMIKTRTSRLEELTKFVRENHPYDVCEVISSQIDQGNQPYLDWISSIVPDKTPPV; encoded by the exons ATGCCTATACTGTTGACTACTGGGAGGCATCTATTAAGCAGTATGGCAGCAACAGTGAGCTACGTTGCAGGCACTCACTCCATGGCCTTCGTTACTGCTCCCTCACAGGAGGTTGCCAAAAAGATTGCCAG TGGACTGGTGAAGAACAAGCTGGCAGCCTGTGTGAATATTATACCTAACGTTGTCTCTGT GTATGAATGGAAAGAAGAAATCAATGAGGATTCAGAGGTGCTGATG ATGATCAAGACTCGAACATCTCGCCTGGAGGAGTTGACAAAGTTTGTGCGAGAAAATCACCCATATGACGTATGTGAAGTTATATCATCTCAG ATTGACCAGGGAAACCAGCCATATTTGGATTGGATTAGTAGCATTGTGCCGGACAAGACTCCCCCTGTGTGA
- the LOC123771038 gene encoding uncharacterized protein isoform X2: MIQEGKRERLHTVLHMPSEVPEAVMGKHSPSASFNILMVDVSASMSTYWKDVVQGWNKHVAPTLTGRTMLYAFGNRVLFLRCGTELKQEDFISGGTDLVGALRTIISEVYQCREKYIKVFLITDGDHTVSKVKPESVIEKMKCAMGKICDVFVLGVGNDFPVQHSIDIRSRLHNGNSNLPYLFTAESSKDIMEQMHAIGRGSCSSNAAKIKLSVRGSALPGGDITDTFHLGEWVYFPCEPEQVQQLTLTCGRRTFSITLQPRPIPILDLNEMFRQWNSLIIQRHRKGEAVSQDIMALKERLFSTWMIKLKNRGTLTVLDRLAQKEMKTHEANFRANINKMKAILTTKNFQNDQELADQVLYTTVGGSKYETKVFQMKGHTNSDFEKVREEFMKVYEAHKANIQTIETTPEDCCRITLTSTVSDLQDSNFAELLQLGKFEFLKQFTITGIPVFSPIRDSMIINPWSYSVRAMLTSPYTILSQVALESFAEVKPAGEQHKDVKVKWDEANTRFNAIVPVFPPCAAKIMEPIVHTRLYAMCATFAILKNPHIIDFNVHMAALAITWMRILYEYPTQPRPEFVRSRIECIEATAALYIKQSSYATYWKMLQRNTAQALMTESIEKVDNKTVKCESLIKPMFILHMNQQGEDRQDSDVVARMVRMILVEYIGRCLERYKAKDKAAMPFTDFFVETLVEHNKKGKWVRTYVENIKANLTVSLDTILKKFYTLEEVTKAARQIAREQLQVMKEKFTADLPIKVNMGKVAHLHNVSGAGDVSWHTLKVFAREANLTENIISDLFSEKSVFMYVAHALKYRTSRTRLTAPLDDFDVSLATVTKRIQNESFSYFAKGLNVEIQQHVENAWLETYLAAHREVVHPMTPQEIVMQARQRGIEVTDTTFYQVYQKYRPDVGLLGNACQSQSCPFYLIPNKRYNQHASVERQGTPNFPHSLHRIAYIDRNKDLATAIDHFSSGICTKTQMPLHPRVITKFSNDLKRLQDDYKMNLPGS; this comes from the exons ATG ATacaggaaggaaagagagagagacttcaTACAGTACTGCACATGCCGTCTGAGGTCCCTGAAGCTGTCATGGGCAAACACTCTCCCTCCGCCAGCTTTAACATTCTGATGGTGGATGTCTCGGCTTCCATGAGCACTTACTGGAAAGATGTGGTGCAGGGCTGGAACAAACACGTAGCACCCACGCTGACTGGCCGTACCATGCTGTAtgcgttcggtaacagggttctcTTCTTAAGGTGCGGGACAGAATTGAAACAAGAAGACTTCATCAGTGGAGGTACAGATTTGGTTGGTGCATTGCGGACTATCATCAGTGAAGTGTACCAATGCAGGGAAAAGTACATTAAGGTGTTTCTCATCACGGATGGTGACCACACTGTGTCTAAAGTGAAGCCAGAGAGTGTGATAGAGAAAATGAAATGTGCAATGGGCAAGATATGTGATGTTTTTGTTCTAGGTGTTGggaatgatttccctgtccaacaCAGTATTGACATTCGTTCTCGTCTTCATAATGGAAACTCCAACTTGCCCTATCTCTTCACAGCTGAATCCTCCAAGGACATAATGGAACAGATGCATGCTATTGGCAGAGGAAGTTGCAGCAGTAATGCCGCTAAAATTAAGTTGTCTGTGAGAGGGTCAGCTCTACCAGGGGGAGACATAACAGACACTTTTCACCTAGGAGAATGGGTATACTTCCCCTGTGAGCCAGAACAGGTGCAGCAACTAACTCTCACATGTGGCAGAAGAACATTCAGCATCACCTTGCAACCACGTCCCATACCAATATTGGACTTAAATGAAATGTTCCGTCAGTGGAACTCGCTCATAATCCAACGGCACAGGAAAGGGGAAGCTGTTTCACAAGATATCATGGCTTTAAAGGAGAGGCTCTTCAGTACCTGGATGATAAAATTGAAGAATCGTGGCACACTAACTGTCCTTGACCGTCTTGCTCAGAAGGAAATGAAAACCCATGAAGCTAATTTCAGAGCTAACATCAATAAGATGAAAGCTATCTTAACAACAAAGAATTTTCAGAACGATCAGGAGCTGGCTGATCAAGTTCTCTACACGACTGTTGGTGGAAGCAAATATGAGACCAAAGTATTTCAAATGAAAGGACACACAAACAGTGATTTTGAGAAGGTTCGGGAGGAATTCATGAAGGTCTATGAAGCACACAAAGCAAACATTCAAACAATTGAGACTACACCAGAAGACTGCTGTCGTATCACCCTCACTTCCACTGTGTCGGATTTGCAGGATTCAAACTTCGCCGAGCTGCTCCAGTTAGGCAAATTTGAATTCCTAAAGCAGTTTACTATCACGGGAATCCCAGTGTTTTCCCCAATCAGGGACTCTATGATCATCAACCCTTGGTCCTACTCAGTCAGGGCAATGCTCACCTCCCCCTACACCATCCTTAGTCAGGTGGCGCTTGAGTCCTTTGCTGAAGTCAAGCCAGCTGGTGAGCAACATAAAGATGTCAAGGTCAAATGGGATGAAGCTAATACCCGTTTCAATGCTATAGTTCCAGTTTTCCCGCCATGTGCAGCTAAGATCATGGAGCCAATTGTTCACACCCGCCTGTATGCCATGTGTGCAACCTTTGCTATCCTAAAGAATCCTCATATTATTGACTTCAACGTACACATGgctgccttggctatcacctggaTGCGGATCTTGTATGAGTACCCCACCCAGCCTAGACCAGAGTTTGTGCGTTCACGCATTGAGTGTATAGAGGCCACTGCTGCCCTCTACATCAAGCAGTCAAGCTATGCCACGTACTGGAAGATGCTCCAGAGAaatacagcccaagcactgatgaCTGAGAGCATAGAGAAGGTTGACAACAAGACAGTTAAATGTGAATCACTCATAAAGCCAATGTTCATACTGCATATGAACCAGCAAGGTGAAGACAGACAGGACTCTGATGTGGTGGCCAGGATGGTGAGGATGATCCTTGTGGAATATATCGGTCGATGTCTTGAGAGATACAAAGCCAAGGATAAGGCAGCAATGCCCTTCACAGACTTCTTTGTTGAAACACTTGTTGAGCATAATAAGAAGGGAAAATGGGTTCGTACATATGTAGAAAACATCAAAGCAAATTTGACTGTAAGTTTAGACACAATCCTGAAGAAGTTTTACACATTAGAGGAGGTTACAAAAGCAGCCAGACAGATTGCAAGAGAGCAATTACAAGTCATGAAAGAGAAGTTCACAGCAGATTTACCCATCAAGGTGAACATGGGTAAAGTTGCTCATCTTCACAATGTGTCTGGTGCAGGTGATGTGTCTTGGCACACACTAAAGGTCTTTGCCAGAGAAGCAAACCTGACAGAGAACATCATCAGTGACTTGTTTAGTGAAAAGAGCGTGTTTATGTATGTGGCCCATGCGCTTAAATACAGGACCTCACGAACCCGACTGACTGCCCCTCTTGATGACTTTGATGTCAGTTTGGCCACAGTGACCAAACGTATCCAAAATGAGAGCTTCAGTTATTTTGCTAAAGGTCTGAATGTTGAGATCCAACAACATGTAGAGAATGCTTGGCTGGAAACATATTTAGCTGCCCACAGAGAGGTGGTGCACCCCATGACACCACAGGAGATAGTGATGCAGGcaagacagagaggcatagagGTGACAGATACCACGTTTTACCAGGTGTACCAGAAATACCGTCCAGATGTTGGCTTGTTAGGGAATGCATGCCAATCCCAATCTTGCCCTTTCTACCTAATACCCAACAAGAGATACAATCAACATGCTTCAGTAGAACGCCAAGGTACCCCAAATTTTCCCCACTCCCTGCATCGCATTGCTTACATTGACAGGAACAAGGACCTAGCCACAGCTATTGATCATTttagctcaggaatctgcaccaaGACCCAGATGCCACTACACCCCAGAGTAATCACCAAATTTAGCAACGACCTAAAGCGTCTGCAGGACGATTACAAGATGAACTTACCTGGTTCCTAA
- the LOC138355023 gene encoding protein LIAT1-like, whose translation MIQGGCGFKSAQNSFRFRFRFFIQRELDCEALLQWVLDCEALLQGVQDYEALLQGVQDCEALLQGVQDCETLLQWVLDCEALLQWVLDCEALLQGVQDCEALLQWVLDCEALLQWVLDCEALLQGVQDCEALLQWVLDCEALLQWVLDCEALLEWVLDCEALLQWVLDCEALLEWVLDCEALLQWVLDCEALLQWVLDCEALLQWVLDCEALLQWVLDCEALLQGVQDCEALLQWVLDCEALLEWVLDCEALLQWVLDCEALLEWVLDCEALLQWVLDCEALLQWVLDCEALLQWVLDCEALLQWVLDCEALLQGVPRSEKVTKRLRGLNLPEGH comes from the exons ATGATCCAGGGGGGTTGTGGCTTCAAGTCAGCTCAGAACtcgtttagatttagatttagattttttattcag AGGGAGCTGGACTGTGAAGCCTTACTACAGTGGGTGCTGGACTGTGAAGCCTTACTACAGGGAGTACAGGACTACGAAGCCTTACTACAGGGAGTACAGGACTGTGAAGCCTTACTACAGGGAGTACAGGACTGTGAAACCTTACTACAGTGGGTGCTGGACTGTGAAGCCTTACTACAGTGGGTGCTGGACTGTGAAGCCTTACTACAGGGGGTGCAGGACTGTGAAGCCTTACTACAGTGGGTGCTGGACTGTGAAGCCTTACTACAGTGGGTGCTGGACTGTGAAGCCTTACTACAGGGGGTGCAGGACTGTGAAGCCTTACTACAGTGGGTGCTGGACTGTGAAGCCTTACTACAGTGGGTGCTGGACTGTGAAGCCTTACTAGAGTGGGTGCTGGACTGTGAAGCCTTACTACAGTGGGTGCTGGACTGTGAAGCCTTACTAGAGTGGGTGCTGGACTGTGAAGCCTTACTACAGTGGGTGCTGGACTGTGAAGCCTTACTACAGTGGGTGCTGGACTGTGAAGCCTTACTACAGTGGGTGCTGGACTGTGAAGCCTTACTACAGTGGGTGCTGGACTGTGAAGCCTTACTACAGGGGGTGCAGGACTGTGAAGCCTTACTACAGTGGGTGCTGGACTGTGAAGCCTTACTAGAGTGGGTGCTGGACTGTGAAGCCTTACTACAGTGGGTGCTGGACTGTGAAGCCTTACTAGAGTGGGTGCTGGACTGTGAAGCCTTACTACAGTGGGTGCTGGACTGTGAAGCCTTACTACAGTGGGTGCTGGACTGTGAAGCCTTACTACAGTGGGTGCTGGACTGTGAAGCCTTACTACAGTGGGTGCTGGACTGTGAAGCCTTACTACAGGGAGTGCCGAGATCGGAAAAGGTTACGAAAAGACTGCGtggcctgaatttacccgagggccattaA
- the LOC123771036 gene encoding protein CutA homolog isoform X1 — protein sequence MLETSRQWQLSKVLSGARCGRSHVSPGAVYCCVGTQEYCVPTVTLTAPVPVFMPILLTTGRHLLSSMAATVSYVAGTHSMAFVTAPSQEVAKKIASGLVKNKLAACVNIIPNVVSVYEWKEEINEDSEVLMMIKTRTSRLEELTKFVRENHPYDVCEVISSQIDQGNQPYLDWISSIVPDKTPPV from the exons ATGTTAGAGACGAGTAGACAGTGGCAACTCAGTAAAGTACTGTCAGGGGCGAGGTGTGGACGTTCGCACGTGTCTCCTGGTGCTGTCTATTGTTGTGTTGGAACACAAGAATATTGTGTTCCAACAGTAACActgaccgctcctgtgccag TGTTTATGCCTATACTGTTGACTACTGGGAGGCATCTATTAAGCAGTATGGCAGCAACAGTGAGCTACGTTGCAGGCACTCACTCCATGGCCTTCGTTACTGCTCCCTCACAGGAGGTTGCCAAAAAGATTGCCAG TGGACTGGTGAAGAACAAGCTGGCAGCCTGTGTGAATATTATACCTAACGTTGTCTCTGT GTATGAATGGAAAGAAGAAATCAATGAGGATTCAGAGGTGCTGATG ATGATCAAGACTCGAACATCTCGCCTGGAGGAGTTGACAAAGTTTGTGCGAGAAAATCACCCATATGACGTATGTGAAGTTATATCATCTCAG ATTGACCAGGGAAACCAGCCATATTTGGATTGGATTAGTAGCATTGTGCCGGACAAGACTCCCCCTGTGTGA
- the LOC123771036 gene encoding protein CutA homolog isoform X2, translating into MMSRNITLFCMGLAFIAVFMPILLTTGRHLLSSMAATVSYVAGTHSMAFVTAPSQEVAKKIASGLVKNKLAACVNIIPNVVSVYEWKEEINEDSEVLMMIKTRTSRLEELTKFVRENHPYDVCEVISSQIDQGNQPYLDWISSIVPDKTPPV; encoded by the exons ATGATGAGTAGAAACATCACTCTGTTTTGTATG GGTCTTGCCTTCATTGCAGTGTTTATGCCTATACTGTTGACTACTGGGAGGCATCTATTAAGCAGTATGGCAGCAACAGTGAGCTACGTTGCAGGCACTCACTCCATGGCCTTCGTTACTGCTCCCTCACAGGAGGTTGCCAAAAAGATTGCCAG TGGACTGGTGAAGAACAAGCTGGCAGCCTGTGTGAATATTATACCTAACGTTGTCTCTGT GTATGAATGGAAAGAAGAAATCAATGAGGATTCAGAGGTGCTGATG ATGATCAAGACTCGAACATCTCGCCTGGAGGAGTTGACAAAGTTTGTGCGAGAAAATCACCCATATGACGTATGTGAAGTTATATCATCTCAG ATTGACCAGGGAAACCAGCCATATTTGGATTGGATTAGTAGCATTGTGCCGGACAAGACTCCCCCTGTGTGA
- the LOC123771038 gene encoding uncharacterized protein isoform X1 has protein sequence MCQQMSQRMQVISNTLPCISNSVNHHDLPIEATSLFLRMRSHRTSTPRTSSKMEWAPGINRGVVLEDINSSWSPPAMVTPHHVQEEELTDLSMVDLGNLQTDACLYVLPELIQEGKRERLHTVLHMPSEVPEAVMGKHSPSASFNILMVDVSASMSTYWKDVVQGWNKHVAPTLTGRTMLYAFGNRVLFLRCGTELKQEDFISGGTDLVGALRTIISEVYQCREKYIKVFLITDGDHTVSKVKPESVIEKMKCAMGKICDVFVLGVGNDFPVQHSIDIRSRLHNGNSNLPYLFTAESSKDIMEQMHAIGRGSCSSNAAKIKLSVRGSALPGGDITDTFHLGEWVYFPCEPEQVQQLTLTCGRRTFSITLQPRPIPILDLNEMFRQWNSLIIQRHRKGEAVSQDIMALKERLFSTWMIKLKNRGTLTVLDRLAQKEMKTHEANFRANINKMKAILTTKNFQNDQELADQVLYTTVGGSKYETKVFQMKGHTNSDFEKVREEFMKVYEAHKANIQTIETTPEDCCRITLTSTVSDLQDSNFAELLQLGKFEFLKQFTITGIPVFSPIRDSMIINPWSYSVRAMLTSPYTILSQVALESFAEVKPAGEQHKDVKVKWDEANTRFNAIVPVFPPCAAKIMEPIVHTRLYAMCATFAILKNPHIIDFNVHMAALAITWMRILYEYPTQPRPEFVRSRIECIEATAALYIKQSSYATYWKMLQRNTAQALMTESIEKVDNKTVKCESLIKPMFILHMNQQGEDRQDSDVVARMVRMILVEYIGRCLERYKAKDKAAMPFTDFFVETLVEHNKKGKWVRTYVENIKANLTVSLDTILKKFYTLEEVTKAARQIAREQLQVMKEKFTADLPIKVNMGKVAHLHNVSGAGDVSWHTLKVFAREANLTENIISDLFSEKSVFMYVAHALKYRTSRTRLTAPLDDFDVSLATVTKRIQNESFSYFAKGLNVEIQQHVENAWLETYLAAHREVVHPMTPQEIVMQARQRGIEVTDTTFYQVYQKYRPDVGLLGNACQSQSCPFYLIPNKRYNQHASVERQGTPNFPHSLHRIAYIDRNKDLATAIDHFSSGICTKTQMPLHPRVITKFSNDLKRLQDDYKMNLPGS, from the exons ATGTGTCAACAGATGTCACAAAGGATGCAAGTCATCTCTAACACACTACCCTGTATATCAAACAGTGTCAATCACCATGATCTTCCTATAGAAGCCACCAGCTTGTTCCTTAGGATGAGAAGCCACAGGACCTCTACCCCCAGAACTTCAAGCAAAATGGAGTGGGCTCCTGGTATAAATAGAGGTGTTGTCTTGGAAGATATTAACAGTAGCTGGAGTCCCCCGGCCATGGTCACACCTCATCATGTGCAGGAGGAAGAGTTGACAGATTTGTCCATGGTCGATCTGGGTAAccttcaaactgatgcctgcctcTATGTTCTCCCTGAGCTG ATacaggaaggaaagagagagagacttcaTACAGTACTGCACATGCCGTCTGAGGTCCCTGAAGCTGTCATGGGCAAACACTCTCCCTCCGCCAGCTTTAACATTCTGATGGTGGATGTCTCGGCTTCCATGAGCACTTACTGGAAAGATGTGGTGCAGGGCTGGAACAAACACGTAGCACCCACGCTGACTGGCCGTACCATGCTGTAtgcgttcggtaacagggttctcTTCTTAAGGTGCGGGACAGAATTGAAACAAGAAGACTTCATCAGTGGAGGTACAGATTTGGTTGGTGCATTGCGGACTATCATCAGTGAAGTGTACCAATGCAGGGAAAAGTACATTAAGGTGTTTCTCATCACGGATGGTGACCACACTGTGTCTAAAGTGAAGCCAGAGAGTGTGATAGAGAAAATGAAATGTGCAATGGGCAAGATATGTGATGTTTTTGTTCTAGGTGTTGggaatgatttccctgtccaacaCAGTATTGACATTCGTTCTCGTCTTCATAATGGAAACTCCAACTTGCCCTATCTCTTCACAGCTGAATCCTCCAAGGACATAATGGAACAGATGCATGCTATTGGCAGAGGAAGTTGCAGCAGTAATGCCGCTAAAATTAAGTTGTCTGTGAGAGGGTCAGCTCTACCAGGGGGAGACATAACAGACACTTTTCACCTAGGAGAATGGGTATACTTCCCCTGTGAGCCAGAACAGGTGCAGCAACTAACTCTCACATGTGGCAGAAGAACATTCAGCATCACCTTGCAACCACGTCCCATACCAATATTGGACTTAAATGAAATGTTCCGTCAGTGGAACTCGCTCATAATCCAACGGCACAGGAAAGGGGAAGCTGTTTCACAAGATATCATGGCTTTAAAGGAGAGGCTCTTCAGTACCTGGATGATAAAATTGAAGAATCGTGGCACACTAACTGTCCTTGACCGTCTTGCTCAGAAGGAAATGAAAACCCATGAAGCTAATTTCAGAGCTAACATCAATAAGATGAAAGCTATCTTAACAACAAAGAATTTTCAGAACGATCAGGAGCTGGCTGATCAAGTTCTCTACACGACTGTTGGTGGAAGCAAATATGAGACCAAAGTATTTCAAATGAAAGGACACACAAACAGTGATTTTGAGAAGGTTCGGGAGGAATTCATGAAGGTCTATGAAGCACACAAAGCAAACATTCAAACAATTGAGACTACACCAGAAGACTGCTGTCGTATCACCCTCACTTCCACTGTGTCGGATTTGCAGGATTCAAACTTCGCCGAGCTGCTCCAGTTAGGCAAATTTGAATTCCTAAAGCAGTTTACTATCACGGGAATCCCAGTGTTTTCCCCAATCAGGGACTCTATGATCATCAACCCTTGGTCCTACTCAGTCAGGGCAATGCTCACCTCCCCCTACACCATCCTTAGTCAGGTGGCGCTTGAGTCCTTTGCTGAAGTCAAGCCAGCTGGTGAGCAACATAAAGATGTCAAGGTCAAATGGGATGAAGCTAATACCCGTTTCAATGCTATAGTTCCAGTTTTCCCGCCATGTGCAGCTAAGATCATGGAGCCAATTGTTCACACCCGCCTGTATGCCATGTGTGCAACCTTTGCTATCCTAAAGAATCCTCATATTATTGACTTCAACGTACACATGgctgccttggctatcacctggaTGCGGATCTTGTATGAGTACCCCACCCAGCCTAGACCAGAGTTTGTGCGTTCACGCATTGAGTGTATAGAGGCCACTGCTGCCCTCTACATCAAGCAGTCAAGCTATGCCACGTACTGGAAGATGCTCCAGAGAaatacagcccaagcactgatgaCTGAGAGCATAGAGAAGGTTGACAACAAGACAGTTAAATGTGAATCACTCATAAAGCCAATGTTCATACTGCATATGAACCAGCAAGGTGAAGACAGACAGGACTCTGATGTGGTGGCCAGGATGGTGAGGATGATCCTTGTGGAATATATCGGTCGATGTCTTGAGAGATACAAAGCCAAGGATAAGGCAGCAATGCCCTTCACAGACTTCTTTGTTGAAACACTTGTTGAGCATAATAAGAAGGGAAAATGGGTTCGTACATATGTAGAAAACATCAAAGCAAATTTGACTGTAAGTTTAGACACAATCCTGAAGAAGTTTTACACATTAGAGGAGGTTACAAAAGCAGCCAGACAGATTGCAAGAGAGCAATTACAAGTCATGAAAGAGAAGTTCACAGCAGATTTACCCATCAAGGTGAACATGGGTAAAGTTGCTCATCTTCACAATGTGTCTGGTGCAGGTGATGTGTCTTGGCACACACTAAAGGTCTTTGCCAGAGAAGCAAACCTGACAGAGAACATCATCAGTGACTTGTTTAGTGAAAAGAGCGTGTTTATGTATGTGGCCCATGCGCTTAAATACAGGACCTCACGAACCCGACTGACTGCCCCTCTTGATGACTTTGATGTCAGTTTGGCCACAGTGACCAAACGTATCCAAAATGAGAGCTTCAGTTATTTTGCTAAAGGTCTGAATGTTGAGATCCAACAACATGTAGAGAATGCTTGGCTGGAAACATATTTAGCTGCCCACAGAGAGGTGGTGCACCCCATGACACCACAGGAGATAGTGATGCAGGcaagacagagaggcatagagGTGACAGATACCACGTTTTACCAGGTGTACCAGAAATACCGTCCAGATGTTGGCTTGTTAGGGAATGCATGCCAATCCCAATCTTGCCCTTTCTACCTAATACCCAACAAGAGATACAATCAACATGCTTCAGTAGAACGCCAAGGTACCCCAAATTTTCCCCACTCCCTGCATCGCATTGCTTACATTGACAGGAACAAGGACCTAGCCACAGCTATTGATCATTttagctcaggaatctgcaccaaGACCCAGATGCCACTACACCCCAGAGTAATCACCAAATTTAGCAACGACCTAAAGCGTCTGCAGGACGATTACAAGATGAACTTACCTGGTTCCTAA